In Nocardioides faecalis, the following proteins share a genomic window:
- a CDS encoding nuclear transport factor 2 family protein: protein MTPSPLDDITAISRLKYRYLRTLDTKQWDEFADCFAPDATADYNGLAFEDPAALVDYMRTNMGPGVLTMHHVHHPEIDVDAEAPDRASAQWYLHDKVIVDEFRFALEGGAIYTDRYVRTEQGWRIQHTGYRRTYELTWSLDDPAGIKVSGPGAHTHV from the coding sequence ATGACTCCCTCACCGCTCGACGACATCACCGCGATCAGCCGCCTCAAGTACCGCTACCTGCGCACCCTGGACACGAAGCAGTGGGACGAGTTCGCCGACTGCTTCGCCCCGGACGCGACCGCCGACTACAACGGCCTGGCCTTCGAGGACCCGGCCGCCCTGGTCGACTACATGCGCACCAACATGGGGCCCGGCGTGCTCACGATGCACCACGTGCACCACCCCGAGATCGACGTCGACGCCGAGGCACCCGACCGCGCCTCGGCGCAGTGGTACCTGCACGACAAGGTCATCGTCGACGAGTTCCGCTTCGCCCTCGAGGGCGGCGCGATCTACACCGACCGCTACGTGCGCACGGAGCAGGGCTGGCGGATCCAGCACACCGGCTACCGGCGCACCTACGAGCTCACCTGGAGCCTCGACGACCCGGCAGGCATCAAGGTCAGCGGTCCCGGCGCCCACACGCACGTCTGA